ATTAAGAAAAAATTTTTTGTTTTTGTGTGTTTTTAAATATATTTTATATCTACCATCTCTTATTTTCAATAACAAAACCATAAAAATAAGCTGGCATAATTATGCCAGCTTATTTTATTCCTCTTTAAACTTATATGCATTTTCAATCCTCTTTATCATTGAATCATACAAAAGTTTAGAAAGACCTATTCCACCCTGTTTTGAAGCACTTCTTGAAACCTCGTCAACAAACATCTCGTTAAAGATATCCTCAGCAATACCCTCTTTAAAAAGCCCACCTTTTGGTATCGACTTTTGCATTTGTTTAAAAATAGTAGAAAGCATTATTGCTTCAAATTCCTCACAAGCCTCTTTAAGCTTTTGCTTATCTTTCTCAGAATACGCTTTTTCAAGCTTTTCTATGATAGAGTTATCAATACCCTGCTTATAACCAGCCTGAACCTTTATACCCGAAATATCACTCATTGATAATTACCTGCCTCTAAAGATTTATCTTTTGAGATTGTTTGCTATGGAAAGCATATCGTCAGCTGTTTGGATTGCCTTGGAATTTATCTCATACGCCCTCTGAGCAATTATAAGTTTTACCATCTCATCAACAACCTGAACGTTTGACATCTCCAAAAATCCTTGTAATATTCTGCTCTTTTGCCCCTCCATCTCCTCTTCAGATACTGGCTCACCAGATGCTGCAGAAACATTATAAAGATTTTTACCCTCTGCCAAAAGTCCTTGAGGGTTTATAAATCTTACTATTTTGATTTTAAGACCTGAATCCTGAACCTGTCCCTCCTGGTCTTTATAAGTAATCCTCCCCAT
The DNA window shown above is from Caldicellulosiruptor owensensis OL and carries:
- a CDS encoding rod-binding protein, with the translated sequence MSDISGIKVQAGYKQGIDNSIIEKLEKAYSEKDKQKLKEACEEFEAIMLSTIFKQMQKSIPKGGLFKEGIAEDIFNEMFVDEVSRSASKQGGIGLSKLLYDSMIKRIENAYKFKEE